The DNA segment TCTCCGGTAAACTGGCTTTTTGTGGTCGTTTTGATAGGAGTTTACCAGTCCTGCAATCATAGACTTGTGTGAAAGGGTCATGAAACCCTTTGTTGTTTGGTTGGATACTAAAATCTCCCACATAACCCATCCGTTCTTCAAATATGTAGACTGTACAATGAAAATATACCAATTGTAAATAAACagattttattttacaaataGAGAACAGAAAGATATTTATTGTAAATCCAAGTTTTAACCATTCCGCATAATGCTCTTTGCAACATGGAAAGTAATCACGTGTCCGCCCTGCCCTGATGGAGGCATTAACCCAATCCTCTGACTCTCTGGTGTTGAGCAGCCTGGACattcacacagagtgctggagtaactcagcgggtcaggcagcatctgtggagatgtaACACTGTCCTGGGTGAATCGTGTAGAGGGATGGACCTCATTCTAACATTGTTTATCAGTAGGGCAACTGCAGTCTGATGAGAGTGTACCTGATTAGACCCATCCTAAGGAATGTTGTAACCAGTAGCAACAGAGGCATGTCTTGTGCAGAGTCTATTAGTAACGAAGAGAAGGCTTGTATGACCTACATGATTTGACAACTAATAGCGCTACGCTCCATTAACCAATGGTCAAAGGATCTGGTAACCAGTGATAGGTTGGGATCCCAACAGGTTTTGGTAACCAGCGATAGTGTTGGTTTCCAGTTAGTGAGCTGGGTGAATATAACATCCACCGATACAGGCGACAATGGGGAAATGGCAGGTCGGGCAAAGCTCCTTGTGGAGCTAATTATGATCAAATCTCAAAGCCAAGGAACAACGAGTGTGGATCCAGCAGCAGGAGCGAGAGGAGGCAGGTAAGTAACAGCAGCCAAAGAACAGCAAATTATATCAAAGCAGCTTAACTGATGGGGGGAGATGGTGTGTCATTGATTCGTGGCTCAGTGTTACACAGATGGTGTGTCATTGATTCTTGACCCAGTGTTACTCCGCCCATCACACGgacggtggggaggggaagggggaagggggtagggggtgggggggggggattctggAGGTTGGCCATCATCTCGGCCAGCATGCGGTTGCACAGAGCTGCGTACGGGTTCATGAGGGTCACTTGCTTCCTGGCGAAGGCGTTGCCCAGACCCGCCGCCTGTTGGAAATCCCGCAGAGCCTCGGAGTCGCTGCCACTGAGGCGGTGGAGTAGACCCCGCTGTACCAGGGCCTGGCTGGCCGTCCACCCTCGGCCTCCACTCAGCTCCACCGCCTTGTCCAGGTCACTCAGAGCTCCTACAGCAGAAATCACCCACCGGTCAGACAAACGCCTCAATTAATCCATCAGCACATCAGCCCACTGTTAAAGAGAAGCTCTGCACATCCCTGCCTCCGACCCACGACCCCAGCAGTCCTGGAGCTAACCGCCAACGGGACATCTGAGTGCCAGTGGGTCGGGACAACCCGACATGAAAATACAAATTAATGCAATGCTTGCATTATACAGAGAGGCTTTGAATGTCCAGCAAGGAAATCATGTGCACCCGTTCTCAAACACAATCTGAGGATTTCTGCAGGAGAGCTTTTCTTGA comes from the Rhinoraja longicauda isolate Sanriku21f chromosome 32, sRhiLon1.1, whole genome shotgun sequence genome and includes:
- the ttc36 gene encoding tetratricopeptide repeat protein 36; the encoded protein is MQTAAVTLSALAPTRCLWPALRDMTTPGDQAVLSTILHPNNPLGHDPWPEAEPTLADDDTRFDPVLVEQAKSLELRGVALAESGHIAAALGLFDRAVTIIPHRPSAYNNRAQTLRLKGDTAGALSDLDKAVELSGGRGWTASQALVQRGLLHRLSGSDSEALRDFQQAAGLGNAFARKQVTLMNPYAALCNRMLAEMMANLQNPPPPPPTPFPLPLPTVRVMGGVTLGQESMTHHLCNTEPRINDTPSPPIS